cttcaataaaaaaatcgGTCACGTGTGGGAGTACACGATTACATAAAATGCAAATTGCTTTCAAGTGATAAttgctaaaattttaaagtgacAATTGAAAGTGGAAAGCAATAAatagcaaaaaagaaaaatattttataaaatatataagttaaaaaaagtacaaaaattaacaaaaaaaatatataaaacttaaaaaaaaattaaatgaatggaGCGTGAGCTTGCagtttctaaataaaatttatgaaaatttaaaaaaaaacaaccacgCAAGCGAAGCAGTAGCATTTTGACAgtgattgaatatttttataaatatgctatcatataaaagcatatatgagcatacatatgactatgtatataggtatgcatatttatatttattgatcACACTGCGCAGGCGTCGCAGCAATAAATTTTGTCGCATAAATTTATtagagcaatttttttttgtaaacaataattttttataactgttTACCTATAATTTTGTgttactttattgttttaataaaaaaataataataattgggAAATTTAAATGGTTAAAAGCAAACTCGTCTTGtacaatgtatataaaaatgttagctCGAAGCTTTGTAGACAACATTCACGAGCTGTCTTTAAGTCACAGTAGTACGgagtttaatatttaaaaaggatTTTTTAGTGTTAAAATTTGCTGCAATGAATTGCGCGGTAAGTGTGGAAatgaaaaaggaaaaattttataaaaagcataaaaattgcGAATTGGTGGCAAAGagtgtaaaaattgtataaataatggagaaaatttaaatttatttaaattaaaaagtttacatttaaaaaaaaaattaaaaattaaaaatttatttaaaataactatacttgcaacattttacaaaagtgtaacaaatatgcaaaaatttttgctaagcataaaataaagcaaaattttatataaaaaacgtattaaaaaaaacaagagaaaacgttaacttcggttgcacccaagctataatacgcttcacaaatgCAGAATATTCGTTACTAACATAACTTTGATcagtcactttgtatggcaacttATTGCTAAAGCGACTCGAACTGAACAATTCctttggatattgcattattgtcttaggcaataacccttgtgaaatttcgtgaagctacctccacaaatgaaaaagttttctatacaagcacttgactccgatcgttcagtttatatggcaggtataagctatagtggtccaataacGTCAACTCAGACAGATGAGCAGTTTATTgcagagaaaaagacgtgtgcaaaatgtcagaacgatatctcaaaaactagttcgcgtatatacagacaaacggacaaacgacggacatggctaaatcgactcagctcgtcatgctgatcatttacatatatatattttatagattattattacaacaaattaagaaaatactatattttaaaCCTGATTCTACCTAACGTCatcctatttatttatttatttatttaactatatATTTATCCGAAACCGATTACATACAACATAATAAAAGATATTTGTCAAATTTTTCTACTCTTCTGTCTCACAGTATATTTGCTATTTATCGCTCTGCATTGGCACAGCTTTAGCTGTGCTCTATAATGGTGAAGCGCCTAAGCCGAATGCCGAAACTGTTGTCAGTGGgcttcaacaacaacatacgCTGCAACAACAAGAACGTCTGCAACCACTAACACTTCCTGGTTATCATTACAGTGGACCAGCCGCAACAGCGCAGCAAGCATTCAACGGCTATCGCTACAGTGCGCCAGCAGCGACAGCAACTGAaactacaacaaccacaactacAGTCAGGCCATCAACCACAGCAGCGCCTACGCAACCTGCAGCTATTGGTTATATTTATAACAAGCCATTGGCCGAAAGCTATAACGGACACACCTATTTCGACGCTCCCCACTATCAGCAGAGTCAGCAAACGCTCGCTTTGGCGGTCAGCAGTGATGCCGATGTACGACAACAATTACCTTTGAGTGCCGCGCACAGTTATTATGTGCCACAATCGGAAGTTGTCAACAGCGGGCATTTTGAAGCGATGAAACCCAAATTCTTTGTGCAGCGCATTGTGGCAGCTGCCACCGAAGCGCCACAAACGTTGACGCAAACCGCGCAGGTCGCAAAGGAACAACGCAATGACGATGCTATTATGGCTTTGGGTTATAACTATGCGCACCCGACGAGTGACGCTGAAATGACAGCTGGTGCGCCAGCCTCCTATCAGCAAGCATTTCAACAGTTCGCTGACTATTTGATATGGCAAAGAGCGCAGAGCAAGCAGCAGGAGCAAACGCAAACGGAAGagaagcagcaacaacacacaATACCGCACACGACACAAGCTTACGATGGTGCTGCGCTGCAAGAATTTAATTTCCCCTCCGCTCAGAGGCAATACGAGTCCGCAATAGCGTCAAGCCTTATTCAAGCAACGCCACAAGCTGCGTCAGTGACTTTCGCTAGAGAAAGTTACGCGCCAGCTGCGGCAGTGCCAGCAAATACGGTTGCAGCGCCGCAAGCCACAAATCTATTAGCTTCAGCGCCAGCGCCAACGCTAGTTTTGGTCGAAAGACGTCCGTTGAGCAACGGCGTACTGCTGAGTGGTGACCGTTTCACATCGAAGCATAACACTGCCGAGTACTATATAGAAAGGCCGTCCGAATCATTCGAGTTGCCAACTTACAGTACCATGGAGATGGCATCAACTCTGGAATTGAGCTCAAATCACGACCAAAGCGCTAGCCAGAGCTATGCACAAATCAATGCTGAAAAGCTTGCGCAACAGTCGTCGGATAAGCAAGTGTACCACAATAATGTAGCGCAGGCAAATGCACCGTATTTCTATGAGCCAGCCAAGCAGTTTGCGCAAACTGCGCAACATCCCTTGCAGCTCCAACAACAACGGGACAGGCCAACGCAGCAAGCGTACGTGATGCAAGAGCAAAGCCTCGCTGCAGCGGCGCAGCAGAAAGAGTCGTTGgcaaaagcacaacaacaaagccaACAATTAGTTAGTGCCAAAAAGCTTGCGCAAACATTTGCACAACTAGCAACAGATGCAACGAAAACTCAAAAGCCTCAACCAAATGACGCGTGGTTTGCAAAAATACCACAGTGGCCGCAGAACGTGGCATTGCAggtacagcaacaacagcaactatcACAGCAACGGCAGCAACCATTACAACAACATttgatacaacaacaacagccattgTATAGTCGTTTTGTTAAGCCGTTAGGGCAAACAGCACATGAACTGGGACAGTTGCAGTCAATCGCACAGCAACAATATcgcttgcaacaacaacatcaattgcagcaacaacagcagtcgaaaaagcaaaataattacCCAGAAGCGCAGTCACAGCCACGCCCTCAATCACAAAGTGAGCCGTCGACCTCAGCAGCCGCAGACACAGCAACCATATTGGAACATAGCTCTCAGCGCTTCACACAGTCCACACAACCCTCGCAAGTCAACACGCCCACAGCCGATTCCAACGATTTCTTCAATTTTGATTCGACTCATTTCAGACATCCCCATAGCACTTATGGTGTACCGTCAGAAAATACTAAGGCAGGCGGTTACAACTATCAACGACCAGTGGGTCATTGAAAGTGAAGCGATGATTTCTAAATTATAGTGCCTTCTTTAGTTAGCTGCGTTTTCATAAGTACCGTTATAATTCTTtatacttttacaaaaaaaatatattaatttttacgaGTAAAAACCGTTATTTTGTCTGAGAACACTACCACGAGTATATAGCTGCAGtaagttaaaatatttggaGAAGTCTTGAAGTATAGTCTACAATTTTAAGCTTTCAAGTATTTTTCACTCAATCGGGTGGCTAAATGAATAAGAACACTCATTTGTCGATGCTAAACACTCAACTTCCCGAGTTTGTTATACAATTCCTAAATTTTCTCAAActaaaaagtttttagtttgcCGTAATTACGTTGTAGGTCACTTTGAGATGAAGCTAAAGGTCTTCTTTGGACAACGCAAATTATAGGTAGTTGATTCCAGTAAAATGGATCCGACTTGTTCCAGTTGCATCCCTCTGTCATATAGTTATGTTGAATCCGAACACATCTATTTGGTATGACAAAATCAAACGCCATAATTCCAGGCCACCCCCAAAGCTATCACCTCCAAGCAGGCGCTACGAGGCATTCATTGCACTTACGTATAGCTGTTTGATAGATCCACAAGCcttacacatttatataatcCAATTGTGATCCACATCTTACAGTCGTTGGTATGAACGAGCCAAATTTCGAAATGTTTCAGATTCAAGTTTATAAAAACACAGGGTTTTGTAAAAGTCAAGTCAACACCATCGCATATGTCGTAATACACAAATTTCCACAACTGTGCTACTAGAGATTGCCAGCCATAATGATTACCAATGCAAAAACTCTATGCACATATGGAACGAGAGTGTCTTCAGCCGCACGCAATATATCCACCGTACAGTCTGATATCGGATTTCATTGCATCACTTAGCCATGACCATGAAACGTCAGCGCGCAGCAACTGCGTCAGCGCAGCAAAAGCTAATGTTGAGCTCTATATTATGTCACATAACTTTCACTGTCTACGTTTAGAATTACACTTCCTCCGGAACCGTAAGCGATGCCAAAGTCGGCAGGGCGTAATAAGAGACGGCGTGCTGGTGCTGTACAGCCACTTTTTGTCTCATATTTTCGCTACGGTTTTCCATCAAAACATTTACTTATGAATATGAAGTGTGgcattttgcaataaaaagagACATGGCCATTGAGATGTGGTATAGTCAACGAATGTTGAGCACAACGAGCGGTTGCCAAGTAAATTTGACTAATAATACCACCTGCAGGACATCAATTCACATAATCTAAGGTAAGCAATAggtactaaaaaaataaaacaaggcatacaaattgaaaattgagTCGAATTATGTGATAAATCTAGTTGTTTTGGAAACACGAAGTGATTCATGCTGAGAGACTCTCtctataaattttaagaaagtaAGAAGTCCGTTGTCGCAATATACCCGCTTTGCTTAGAGCAAGATCTTGAAGTTCGTTTATACCGAAGACCGCAGGTCGGAGAACTTTCCTTATAATGATGGCGTTGCGGTTCGAGGGCTTGTGGAGTCGCGACCTCttcaatttttactacattttaGACTGAAAATTTTTCTGTCATACAAGTGGAACGGCTCAAAGACTATACACACGGACACATGTGATTTTTAGAGATTTTATAGAGTAAAAGAACGACAAAAATAATCTCTACAATTTTTACTTCACAGTTCGGCAACATAAAACCGCTATTTAAGAAGC
The sequence above is drawn from the Bactrocera oleae isolate idBacOlea1 chromosome 5, idBacOlea1, whole genome shotgun sequence genome and encodes:
- the LOC106617952 gene encoding uncharacterized protein, whose amino-acid sequence is MNCAYICYLSLCIGTALAVLYNGEAPKPNAETVVSGLQQQHTLQQQERLQPLTLPGYHYSGPAATAQQAFNGYRYSAPAATATETTTTTTTVRPSTTAAPTQPAAIGYIYNKPLAESYNGHTYFDAPHYQQSQQTLALAVSSDADVRQQLPLSAAHSYYVPQSEVVNSGHFEAMKPKFFVQRIVAAATEAPQTLTQTAQVAKEQRNDDAIMALGYNYAHPTSDAEMTAGAPASYQQAFQQFADYLIWQRAQSKQQEQTQTEEKQQQHTIPHTTQAYDGAALQEFNFPSAQRQYESAIASSLIQATPQAASVTFARESYAPAAAVPANTVAAPQATNLLASAPAPTLVLVERRPLSNGVLLSGDRFTSKHNTAEYYIERPSESFELPTYSTMEMASTLELSSNHDQSASQSYAQINAEKLAQQSSDKQVYHNNVAQANAPYFYEPAKQFAQTAQHPLQLQQQRDRPTQQAYVMQEQSLAAAAQQKESLAKAQQQSQQLVSAKKLAQTFAQLATDATKTQKPQPNDAWFAKIPQWPQNVALQVQQQQQLSQQRQQPLQQHLIQQQQPLYSRFVKPLGQTAHELGQLQSIAQQQYRLQQQHQLQQQQQSKKQNNYPEAQSQPRPQSQSEPSTSAAADTATILEHSSQRFTQSTQPSQVNTPTADSNDFFNFDSTHFRHPHSTYGVPSENTKAGGYNYQRPVGH